The following proteins come from a genomic window of Candidatus Bipolaricaulis sibiricus:
- a CDS encoding tRNA t(6)A37-methylthiotransferase has product MSVTVHTLGCRVNQYESQYLAEQLAKVVREPEVHIVNTCTVTSLADRKSRQLVARLRREHPHALVVAVGCGADAAGESLVRAGADLLVTNRDKMWVADEILRFVQSRPPHGAGSWPPLDGERITGPETRVRALLKVQDGCTVGCTFCKTWQVRGPLRSKSPLVARAEAAALAGAGHREIVLVGINLAQYGEDSPSRPSLVDLLQELLTVPHVRYRLSSLNPDGLDDELVALFAGESRLCPHLHLPLQSGDEGILRAMGRSYSVAQYVERAQTFLAAVPLATLGADVMVGFPGEDEDAFARTVATLEDLRPLNVHVFRYSPRPQTAAARLAPRVVPRIAARRAAELASLAAHWARDTELRFVGTEVEVVVEEARGSALWGRSQNYLWVEVRGDEAPRGTIVRARLTARADGHLVGVRTDRAQDS; this is encoded by the coding sequence ATGAGCGTCACCGTCCACACCCTCGGGTGCCGGGTCAACCAGTACGAATCGCAGTACCTCGCTGAGCAGCTGGCCAAGGTGGTCCGCGAACCAGAAGTCCACATCGTGAACACGTGCACCGTGACCTCGCTCGCCGACCGGAAATCCCGACAGCTCGTGGCCCGTCTGCGCCGGGAGCACCCCCACGCCCTTGTCGTGGCCGTCGGGTGCGGGGCCGACGCAGCCGGCGAGAGTCTGGTCCGGGCCGGGGCCGATCTACTCGTCACCAACCGCGACAAGATGTGGGTCGCCGACGAGATTCTCCGCTTCGTCCAGAGCCGTCCGCCGCACGGGGCTGGGTCATGGCCTCCCCTCGACGGGGAGCGGATAACCGGTCCCGAGACGAGGGTTCGAGCACTGCTCAAGGTCCAGGATGGGTGCACCGTCGGCTGCACCTTCTGCAAGACCTGGCAGGTTCGCGGCCCACTCCGCAGCAAGAGTCCCCTGGTCGCCCGGGCCGAAGCCGCCGCCCTTGCCGGCGCCGGCCATCGCGAGATCGTGCTCGTCGGGATCAACCTCGCCCAGTACGGGGAGGACTCCCCGTCCCGTCCATCGCTGGTTGACCTCCTGCAGGAGCTTCTCACCGTGCCCCACGTCCGGTATCGCCTCTCGTCGCTCAACCCCGACGGGCTCGACGATGAGCTGGTGGCCCTGTTCGCCGGCGAGAGCCGCCTCTGCCCCCACCTCCACCTTCCGCTGCAGTCCGGTGACGAGGGAATCTTGAGGGCGATGGGGCGGTCCTACAGCGTCGCCCAGTACGTGGAGCGAGCCCAGACGTTCCTAGCCGCAGTGCCCCTGGCGACCCTCGGGGCAGATGTGATGGTGGGATTCCCGGGAGAAGACGAGGACGCGTTCGCGCGCACGGTGGCAACCCTGGAGGACCTCCGCCCGTTGAACGTGCACGTCTTCCGCTACTCCCCCCGGCCGCAGACAGCGGCAGCACGGCTCGCGCCACGGGTCGTCCCGCGGATCGCCGCGCGCCGCGCGGCGGAGCTCGCCTCCCTGGCTGCTCATTGGGCACGGGACACTGAACTGCGGTTCGTCGGGACGGAGGTCGAGGTGGTCGTCGAGGAGGCGCGCGGCAGCGCGCTGTGGGGGCGGAGCCAGAACTACCTCTGGGTCGAGGTGCGCGGAGACGAGGCGCCCCGCGGTACAATCGTGCGGGCCCGCCTGACGGCACGGGCCGACGGACATCTTGTGGGGGTGAGGACGGATCGCGCGCAAGACAGCTGA
- a CDS encoding Phosphate starvation-inducible protein PhoH, predicted ATPase — MLGQYNRNLRLIGQVFSGVHIVTRGDRIELEGEGEDVAQLERLLGKLVEVVKGNHLPTPDEVRYLISQVKDGENLAGLLTDVVQVTHWGEAIRPKTAGQRQYVQAIRDSDAVFAIGPAGTGKTYLAVAMALGYLKRGEVKRIILTRPAVEAGEQLGFLPGDIFQKVNPYLRPLYDAIYDMIPALELDKHIQNGRVEIAPLAFMRGRTLNHAFVILDEAQNTTHTQMKMFLTRLGFGSKAVVTGDITQVDLEGRPSGLAEVGRILAGIPGISIVHLDRRDVVRHPLVKAIIEAYERSEKEPGASGERP; from the coding sequence GTGCTGGGGCAGTACAACCGGAACCTTCGGCTCATCGGGCAGGTGTTCTCGGGGGTGCACATCGTGACCCGAGGAGACCGGATCGAGCTGGAGGGTGAGGGAGAGGACGTCGCTCAGCTGGAGCGGCTGCTCGGGAAGCTTGTGGAAGTGGTGAAGGGCAATCACCTACCCACCCCCGACGAGGTTCGATATCTCATCTCTCAGGTCAAGGATGGGGAGAACCTTGCTGGCCTGCTCACCGATGTCGTGCAGGTCACCCACTGGGGAGAGGCGATTCGCCCGAAGACGGCTGGCCAGCGGCAGTACGTCCAGGCGATTCGGGACAGCGACGCCGTGTTTGCCATTGGCCCCGCCGGCACGGGCAAGACCTACCTCGCCGTGGCGATGGCCCTCGGCTACCTCAAGCGCGGGGAGGTGAAGCGAATCATCCTCACCCGTCCCGCGGTCGAGGCCGGCGAGCAGCTGGGGTTCCTTCCGGGGGACATCTTCCAGAAGGTGAACCCCTACCTGCGGCCCCTCTACGACGCGATCTACGACATGATCCCGGCCCTTGAGCTCGACAAGCACATCCAGAACGGCCGGGTAGAGATCGCGCCCCTGGCGTTCATGCGCGGGCGAACGCTCAATCACGCCTTTGTGATTCTCGACGAGGCTCAAAACACGACCCATACCCAGATGAAGATGTTTCTCACCCGGCTTGGGTTCGGATCCAAGGCCGTGGTCACCGGGGACATCACCCAGGTCGACCTCGAGGGTCGGCCGTCCGGACTGGCCGAAGTTGGCCGAATCCTGGCCGGTATCCCGGGGATCTCCATCGTCCATCTCGATCGCCGCGATGTGGTCCGCCATCCCCTCGTGAAGGCGATCATCGAGGCCTACGAGCGGAGCGAGAAGGAGCCCGGGGCCAGCGGCGAGCGCCCCTAG
- a CDS encoding DNA ligase (NAD(+)) — translation MPVPPDVRARIEALRAEIHRHNYLYHVLDRPQISDAEYDRLFRELVELEARYPELVTPDSPTQRAGAPPADEFRPVPHAIPMLSLQNCFSERELQEWDDRVRRMLGGEPVLYVCEPKLDGLSVELVYEDGVFVVGSTRGDGRVGEDVTANLRTIRQLPLRLFPVGLVVPRLLEVRGEVYMEKAAFERLNEERTRRGEPPFANPRNAAAGSLRQLDPRITAQRPLKLFCYHVGRVEGITIETQDQLLRSLADLGLPVNPRWKLCRELAEVVAYYRTLLAQRDEVPYATDGMVVKVNDFAQRARLGEVARAPRWAIAYKFPAQEATTRVQEIAVQVGRTGTLTPVAHLDPVEISGVTVSRATLHNEDEVRRKDVRVGDWVVVRRAGDVIPEIVRSLPERRTGGEQVFQMPHRCPVCHGPVVRLENEAAHRCENLSCPARIREAILHYASRRAADIQGLGDKLVDRLVATGLVQRISDLYRLRKEDLLTVERMGEKSAQNLLDQIERSKGISLPRLIYALGIPHVGERAAEVLAERFPSLEALAHAPTHDLTAIRGVGPEIAASIAAFFGNEENRRLVDELAEAGIDPRAPVARDGPLSGKVFVFTGALAGLTREEARRIVEDLGGRVGSAVSRGVDYVVVGEDPGTKLTRARELGIPVLSESEFRALIAR, via the coding sequence ATGCCGGTCCCCCCCGACGTCCGCGCGCGGATCGAGGCGCTGCGCGCCGAGATCCACCGCCACAACTACCTGTACCACGTTCTCGACCGGCCCCAGATCTCCGACGCGGAGTACGACCGGTTGTTCCGCGAGCTGGTCGAACTCGAAGCCCGCTACCCAGAGCTCGTCACCCCCGACTCCCCTACCCAGCGGGCTGGAGCTCCCCCGGCAGACGAGTTCCGCCCCGTTCCCCACGCGATCCCGATGCTGTCTCTTCAGAACTGCTTCTCCGAGCGGGAACTGCAGGAGTGGGACGACCGGGTGCGACGCATGTTGGGCGGCGAGCCGGTGCTGTACGTGTGCGAGCCGAAGCTCGATGGGTTATCGGTGGAGCTCGTCTACGAGGACGGGGTGTTCGTGGTCGGTTCGACCCGCGGGGACGGCCGAGTGGGGGAAGACGTGACGGCCAACCTGCGCACGATCAGACAGCTGCCCCTGCGGCTGTTCCCCGTAGGCCTGGTCGTACCACGGCTTCTCGAGGTGAGGGGCGAGGTGTACATGGAGAAGGCGGCCTTCGAACGGCTCAACGAGGAGCGAACGCGACGCGGGGAGCCCCCGTTCGCGAACCCCCGTAACGCCGCCGCGGGAAGCCTCCGTCAGCTCGACCCACGGATCACCGCTCAGCGCCCCCTCAAGCTCTTCTGCTACCACGTGGGGCGGGTCGAGGGAATCACGATCGAGACGCAGGACCAGCTCCTGAGGTCGCTCGCCGACCTGGGCCTGCCCGTCAACCCCCGGTGGAAGCTGTGCCGGGAGCTCGCCGAGGTCGTCGCCTACTACCGCACGCTCCTCGCGCAGCGAGACGAGGTCCCCTACGCCACGGACGGCATGGTGGTCAAGGTGAACGACTTCGCCCAGCGGGCGCGGCTCGGCGAGGTCGCCCGCGCCCCACGGTGGGCGATCGCCTACAAGTTCCCCGCACAGGAGGCCACGACCCGGGTGCAGGAGATCGCCGTCCAAGTGGGACGAACGGGCACGCTGACCCCGGTGGCCCACCTTGACCCGGTGGAGATCTCGGGGGTCACCGTGTCCCGCGCCACGCTCCACAACGAGGACGAGGTGCGCCGGAAGGACGTCCGGGTCGGCGACTGGGTGGTCGTGCGCCGGGCGGGGGACGTGATCCCGGAGATCGTGCGCTCTCTTCCTGAGCGCCGCACCGGCGGCGAGCAGGTGTTCCAGATGCCCCACCGGTGCCCGGTCTGCCACGGCCCCGTTGTCCGCCTGGAGAACGAGGCCGCCCACCGCTGTGAGAACCTGTCCTGCCCGGCGCGGATCCGGGAGGCAATCCTCCACTACGCTTCCCGCCGCGCGGCCGACATTCAGGGGCTCGGAGACAAGCTCGTCGATCGGCTCGTCGCAACGGGTCTTGTGCAGCGGATCTCCGACCTCTACCGTCTTCGCAAGGAGGATCTCCTGACGGTGGAGCGCATGGGGGAGAAATCCGCCCAGAACCTCCTCGACCAGATCGAACGCTCGAAGGGGATCTCCCTTCCCCGGCTGATCTACGCCCTCGGGATTCCCCACGTGGGCGAGCGTGCGGCCGAGGTGTTGGCCGAGCGGTTCCCCTCGCTCGAGGCCCTGGCCCACGCCCCAACGCACGACCTGACCGCGATCCGCGGGGTGGGACCCGAGATCGCCGCCAGCATCGCCGCGTTCTTCGGGAACGAGGAGAACCGGCGATTGGTGGACGAACTGGCCGAGGCGGGGATCGATCCCCGTGCCCCCGTGGCGCGCGACGGACCTCTGTCGGGGAAGGTGTTCGTGTTCACCGGTGCCCTGGCCGGCCTCACCCGCGAGGAAGCTCGAAGGATCGTGGAGGACCTGGGGGGACGGGTGGGGTCGGCCGTCTCGCGCGGCGTCGACTACGTTGTCGTCGGGGAGGATCCGGGGACCAAGCTGACTCGCGCCCGCGAGCTCGGAATCCCCGTCTTGAGCGAATCGGAGTTCCGCGCGCTGATTGCCCGCTAA